The Gemmatimonadaceae bacterium genome has a segment encoding these proteins:
- a CDS encoding PQQ-binding-like beta-propeller repeat protein, with protein MLPIRALGVLGLVGSAIVVTESRRTPPDLPPETMFRGGPAHHGVYHGGGPTLLGLAWRAATNGDVVSSPAIANGIVYVGSGDGGLYAFELATGVRRWKYDAASPVSSSPAIGGGLVYAESREGSIFAVDAATGARRWRITTGKDLPLPWGHESGDYFLSSPAYVDGTIVVGAGDGGIYALDATTGRRKWRAQTEGRVRASPAVANGKVYAGSYDGRVYCYDLTNGALRWRYETQGVTLQSGSYGFDRRSIQSSPAVDNGVVYVGARDGFLYAIGADDGKLRWRVDHKVSWIITSPAVSEHVVYAGSSDAHFAQALDSAGTERWRFGADVPVWSSPAVAGDLVYFGDAAGRIHAVDRATGKEHWMFRTGATVFSSPVVEGSLVIVGSTDGGVYALRTGNGPAIKRAVFFDSTYFKAATVRQPDVTARYFNNRGYQTIDAAALERFLADRIADHAPSIVVFAVDQAPASIVARPLDQSLLRRYLDAGGKVVWPGKPPLIFPMDLATGAFPPMSSMNWAAPNDLLGVPHEAAIFDMRGARATPAGARIGLPVRWHDNWSVAPAGVTTVLGVDEWGLAAAWIKRYGGKPGTGFIRVPGDDPMVLYEAAESIQ; from the coding sequence ATGCTCCCCATCCGCGCACTCGGTGTCCTCGGCCTGGTCGGTTCGGCAATCGTAGTTACCGAATCCCGACGCACCCCGCCTGATTTGCCGCCGGAAACGATGTTCCGCGGCGGACCCGCGCACCACGGGGTCTACCATGGTGGTGGTCCAACTCTGCTCGGTCTCGCCTGGCGAGCCGCGACAAATGGCGATGTGGTGTCTTCGCCCGCGATCGCGAATGGCATCGTCTACGTCGGCAGCGGAGATGGCGGCCTCTACGCTTTCGAGCTGGCGACCGGGGTGCGCCGCTGGAAGTACGACGCCGCCAGCCCGGTGAGCTCCTCACCCGCCATCGGCGGTGGTCTCGTGTACGCCGAGTCGCGCGAGGGAAGCATCTTCGCGGTCGACGCCGCCACCGGAGCGCGGCGGTGGCGCATAACGACGGGAAAGGACCTTCCCTTACCGTGGGGGCATGAAAGTGGGGATTATTTCCTGTCGTCGCCGGCGTATGTCGACGGGACGATCGTGGTGGGGGCCGGCGACGGCGGAATCTACGCGCTCGATGCAACGACGGGCCGCCGCAAGTGGCGCGCGCAGACCGAAGGTCGCGTACGCGCTTCGCCCGCGGTCGCGAACGGAAAGGTCTACGCAGGATCATACGACGGCCGCGTCTACTGCTACGACCTAACGAATGGCGCACTCCGCTGGCGCTACGAAACGCAGGGGGTGACGCTTCAGTCCGGCTCGTATGGATTCGACCGGAGGAGCATTCAGTCGTCGCCGGCGGTCGACAACGGCGTCGTCTACGTCGGCGCCCGCGATGGATTCCTGTACGCGATCGGTGCCGATGACGGCAAGCTACGCTGGAGAGTCGATCACAAAGTCTCATGGATCATCACGTCGCCCGCAGTGAGCGAGCATGTGGTCTACGCTGGAAGTTCCGACGCGCACTTTGCCCAGGCTCTCGATTCGGCCGGCACCGAACGGTGGCGTTTCGGCGCCGACGTCCCGGTCTGGTCGTCACCGGCAGTCGCCGGTGATCTGGTCTATTTCGGCGACGCCGCTGGGCGCATCCACGCCGTCGACCGCGCGACCGGCAAGGAGCACTGGATGTTCCGCACGGGCGCAACCGTCTTTTCGTCGCCGGTGGTCGAGGGTAGTCTCGTCATCGTCGGCAGCACGGATGGCGGCGTCTATGCCCTTCGCACCGGCAACGGCCCTGCGATCAAACGCGCGGTTTTCTTCGATAGCACATATTTCAAGGCGGCCACCGTTAGGCAGCCCGACGTCACGGCCCGTTACTTCAACAATCGCGGATATCAGACCATCGATGCCGCCGCGCTCGAGCGCTTTCTCGCGGACCGCATCGCCGACCACGCGCCGAGCATCGTCGTCTTCGCCGTCGATCAGGCGCCCGCCTCGATCGTTGCTCGACCACTCGATCAATCGCTGCTTCGCCGGTATCTCGACGCGGGCGGCAAGGTCGTGTGGCCCGGCAAGCCGCCACTCATCTTCCCGATGGATCTTGCGACCGGCGCCTTCCCACCGATGTCTTCCATGAACTGGGCCGCGCCTAACGACCTGCTCGGCGTGCCGCACGAGGCCGCGATCTTCGACATGCGCGGCGCGCGCGCGACGCCGGCCGGCGCCCGCATCGGGTTGCCCGTACGGTGGCACGACAACTGGTCCGTCGCCCCGGCGGGTGTGACCACCGTGCTCGGTGTCGACGAGTGGGGTCTCGCTGCCGCGTGGATCAAGCGCTACGGTGGAAAGCCGGGCACTGGATTCATCAGAGTGCCGGGCGACGACCCGATGGTGTTGTACGAGGCGGCCGAGTCGATTCAATAG
- a CDS encoding alpha-L-fucosidase has protein sequence MTTRRTFLSMVAAGFVARRAAGSALFSAPPRPRPSQAQLEWQRDELAMFLHFGVNTFTDREWGDGREDPAIFNPTQLDARQWARTAGEAGFRTLILTAKHHDGFCLWPTKTTNHSVAHSPWRNGQGDVVREMVDACRAEGLEAGIYLSPWDRHEPSYGDSARYNNLYCAQLTELLTNYGAISEVWFDGANGEGPNGRKQVYDWPRVWSLVRRYQPNAVIFSDAGPDVRWIGNERGAAGETNWSMVDPSVVPYPGASGDAVTRMLQQGDPNGSSWRPGETDVSIRPGWFYHPAEDARVKSGDELVQLYFTSVGRNSKLLLNVPPTRDGKLHDHDVAALLAMRRRLTALFPMPPGGARPNTWRVTGPHSGVLEIDYGHTVSVSIADLREDIARGQVVSRYELAGTTGGSWTTLARGTTIGYRKLDRFATTRVRRVRLTLEAVDAAQPVSIALYSTLNLTDCRTLPSCTTSQRQSPDASGPRVLEL, from the coding sequence GTGACCACGCGGCGAACTTTCCTCTCCATGGTTGCCGCCGGATTCGTCGCGCGGCGGGCGGCTGGGTCCGCGCTCTTTTCGGCGCCGCCCCGTCCGCGCCCATCACAAGCGCAGCTCGAGTGGCAACGCGACGAGCTCGCGATGTTCCTCCACTTCGGCGTCAACACGTTCACCGATCGGGAATGGGGAGACGGCCGCGAGGATCCGGCGATCTTCAACCCGACGCAGCTCGACGCGCGACAGTGGGCTCGGACCGCGGGCGAGGCTGGATTCCGGACACTCATTCTCACCGCCAAGCACCACGACGGATTCTGTCTCTGGCCAACGAAGACGACGAATCACTCCGTCGCGCACAGTCCATGGCGGAACGGCCAGGGCGACGTCGTCCGCGAGATGGTCGACGCGTGTCGCGCCGAAGGCCTCGAGGCGGGTATTTATCTGTCGCCGTGGGACCGCCACGAGCCCTCGTACGGTGACTCGGCCCGATACAACAATCTCTACTGCGCGCAACTCACCGAGCTCCTTACGAACTACGGTGCGATCAGCGAGGTGTGGTTCGATGGCGCGAACGGTGAAGGGCCGAACGGGCGCAAGCAGGTCTACGACTGGCCGCGCGTCTGGAGTCTCGTTAGGCGATACCAGCCCAACGCGGTGATCTTTTCGGACGCGGGTCCCGACGTCCGGTGGATCGGCAACGAACGCGGCGCTGCGGGCGAGACGAATTGGTCGATGGTGGATCCGAGCGTCGTGCCGTACCCCGGCGCGTCTGGCGACGCGGTGACGCGCATGCTGCAGCAGGGCGACCCAAATGGCAGTTCGTGGCGTCCTGGAGAGACCGACGTCTCGATTCGCCCCGGCTGGTTCTACCACCCGGCGGAGGACGCACGCGTCAAGAGTGGCGACGAACTGGTCCAACTGTATTTCACGTCCGTCGGCCGGAACTCGAAGCTGCTTTTGAACGTGCCGCCGACGCGCGACGGGAAGCTTCACGACCACGACGTCGCAGCTCTTCTCGCAATGCGACGACGCCTAACGGCGCTATTTCCCATGCCGCCGGGTGGAGCTCGCCCGAATACCTGGCGCGTCACCGGTCCACACAGTGGTGTGCTCGAGATCGACTACGGACACACGGTCAGCGTGTCGATCGCCGACCTGCGCGAGGACATCGCGCGCGGCCAGGTCGTCTCTCGTTACGAGCTCGCTGGCACTACTGGCGGATCGTGGACCACGCTCGCGCGCGGAACGACGATCGGCTATCGCAAGCTCGATCGCTTTGCGACCACGAGAGTGCGCCGCGTCAGACTCACCCTGGAGGCGGTCGACGCGGCGCAACCCGTGAGTATCGCTCTTTACTCGACCTTGAACTTGACCGACTGCAGGACCTTGCCGTCCTGCACGACGTCGCAGCGCCAGTCGCCCGACGCATCGGGGCCGAGGGTCTTGGAGCTGTAG
- a CDS encoding DUF2914 domain-containing protein, whose translation MRTHLSASLFLGAAIALMSPMTARAQDATQAGAAKAAATAEVSVGTAVANHELTGGAESFPKGTAKLYCMSKISGADSTEVEHVWYKGDAEQGRVKLKVGGSPWRTYSSKTLGPDASGDWRCDVVQDGKVLQSVKFKVE comes from the coding sequence ATGCGCACCCACCTGTCCGCAAGTCTCTTTCTCGGGGCCGCGATCGCGCTGATGTCCCCGATGACCGCGCGCGCGCAAGATGCCACGCAAGCCGGCGCTGCCAAGGCGGCGGCAACGGCCGAGGTGTCCGTCGGCACCGCGGTCGCCAATCACGAGCTCACTGGCGGCGCCGAGTCCTTTCCGAAGGGAACGGCAAAGCTCTACTGCATGAGCAAGATCAGCGGCGCTGACAGCACCGAAGTCGAGCATGTCTGGTACAAGGGCGACGCCGAGCAGGGACGCGTGAAGCTCAAGGTTGGCGGGTCGCCGTGGCGTACCTACAGCTCCAAGACCCTCGGCCCCGATGCGTCGGGCGACTGGCGCTGCGACGTCGTGCAGGACGGCAAGGTCCTGCAGTCGGTCAAGTTCAAGGTCGAGTAA